The nucleotide sequence taaaacctttttcaagagcatatttgttgtagaattcatagccttcagcctcactatcaaacatcttgctgacaacatttacatactcgaacatactctcatcacttgcatacccatgtcttcctgcatatgacatgtgagggaaaccaatcatcaacatctttctgtttatcaatgttgcaggtgtaaaatagctcataggcaaagacaagtgcatggaaaagactttgctggtttgacatgtgagggaaaccaatcatcaacgtccaacaagtagtatctcatcttcctttaaactatatttcatgcgctatgcaaacctaaagtgatgatgactttaataaactaaattaagtgaactatggaaccagtatctcatcttcctttagTATATCTCATCTCAAACGTCAACATCTTACTTAAACAAACATGATGCGATTAGCTCAATAGAAACTATGCCACGGTGAAGCTTTCCATTCGTTGTTCTAGTCAGTACCCGGATCTTGTGGGGTTGAGGTTGTACTGCATGCACGGTGGAGCAGAACGCCAAGCCGAATTCATACCTTAAGGATGGTACGCGCGAAGAGATGGGATCGCCCGCCGCAGTCGCCGCTGATTCAGCCGGCGCAGatccggccttcttcttcttcggtgacgGCGTGGGGGGCTGGGGTTGATTGGGTGGAGGACGAGGACGATGAATTTATTCCTCTCGCCGGGCAGGTCGAGGACGGAGAAGGTCAggagcggcgagcggcgacgaataGATCGGAAGAGGATTCTGAACTGGATCGAGTAGACATGGATCTGGTCCTCAGGTGATCGGTTCAAGAAAAGATATTCCCCCCTGGACCATTATGCCCTTATCGCAATTAACATATTAAATTTAATCAATTAAAATTCCCCGCAAGATCTGAATGCTAATAAAAATCAGACGTGATCAGACATGTAAGTACTGCTAAGTACTCCGAGTACTAACCCAATCACCGTAAAACAGCTCTTAAAATATTTCTATATTACATGATGGAGCTTGGAATTATCTTTTGTATCTTGAAATGCGCTGAAGTTGTTTCCTTATATACGATAAGATTAGAGGATTGCTCCAAGTAAATAAGCCGTATTCTGTATCATAGATCTGGTCAATTTTACATGCTCACCATTTGCAGATATTTAAAGTCGCACATTCATTGGGGTGTGGATTCGAGAAAAATATCTTACTGTTCACTGTTATGTTTGATCTGGAAAATCACCATGGAAACTTCTTTATTTTCGCATTGGAAACTGATGTCATGAGGATATGTTGGCAGAAGAATGAAAGAGGTGCTCGATATGCTTGGTAGAAATCTTACTAGCTGCTGGCTTAGCGAAAAGAGATTGAACATGAAACATCCATCAGAAATCTTACTTGGTTGAACATGAAACAGGTGCGGAGGCACATCCTCACGTGAGCACGGGAGTGGAAAGCGCCGTTCAAAGATGCGGAGGCGGTGGACTTGGACCGCTTGGGAGGCCGGTTAATGAAGTACTAGCTGGGAACTCTGCTTCAAAGCTACCAAGGAAACCTGCCGCCCAGCCGGCACAGCAACACTACTGCCTCAGTGGGCGTCTGGTGGAGGAGTGATGGCACCCATGTTGAGGAAATCTTAAGCACGCGCATGCTGCAAACCTGCTTTCTTTTGGCTCACATTTTAGGCCTTGTTTCCGATGCTACGTAACGCCGGTTTGCGAATGATTTGCACCTGTTAGCGCTGTATGACTCTATGGTTTCATTCTATGAAATGTAGCTGGGGTGGCTCCACTCTGTTCATCAGCGGAAAAGGATGCCTTTAAGTTACCTTCATCAGGTAGACCCAGACTTGTTTTGAATTGTTCTCTGAATCTTGTCATGCAGCTTATCATCCCATGGGCTAGGTGTGATGTCTTCTTTCTATCATTTGCGCTTGTAGTTCCAAACCTGAAATTATTGCCCAGTATAAGATGCATGGAGATATCCAGGCGACATCATCGAGAAAGTGAAAGACTTTGTTAGTCTCTCTTTCCACTGCTTTGCACTTTGAATAATTGATCTTTCCACTCTGTTAGTCTTTCATTGCTGAAGAATTGAAGAGAGAATAATGTATTTCTGCAGAAGGTAGCTGTTGTATGAATGTTTCTATTTAGTTCCCTGGGATATGATTCCATACGCCGACGTGTTTTTAATTGCCAGGCTGACCATTCCGATGCTTTCTTGTCTCTCCGTAAGTCCGTagtctctcatttttttggggtgTAATTCTGCTTGTAATATCAATACATCGTGGACATGTTTTtgatgtttttgctactgcttTGATGTTGGATGTTTCTGCTTGCCTCCCTCCTTGATTATGGATTTTTCGTGGGGTCGTTTTCTAAAGACGGTCATGATCACAGAGACATCTTGGGCTAGTGCCATGCTGGCTCGTGTGGTGCAAGGGATCATGGCTTCCGAGCATGATATGTAACGCAGTGTAAAAAGTTTGTCAGCGTAATTTTCAAAAATGTTGATAGCACTAAAATTATTTGtgacatttaaaagatgtgcacttgtttcaaaaaatgtttatacaatgtaaaaaaatataTTTCATACCATTCCAAAAATTGCACATGACATTTAAATAAAATCTTCACGAGTTTCAAAACTATGTTCGTGATGTTTTTTTAAAATGTCCATACAATGCAAAAATATATATATTCGCATAGCAGCTTACAAAATGgtatcatttaaaaaatgtttcaacGTGTTTTTGGAAAATGTTTAACACATATTAAAAAATATTCAAAAGCACGTGCTCCCTACGATCCATATTACTTCTCGTTGCTTTAatagtacaactttatactaaagcagtcacaattaatatggattggagggagtatttAAGAAAATGTTAGTCATGTATTTAaagaatgttaaacatgtataaaaaattggTTTAGATATAaaaaatgtatataaaaaatgttttaccaattttcttttgggttttatttttattttttaaacacaTATCTACTTTCACGGTTTTATGTTGCAGCGGCGGCATCGTGAAATTTTTTGACAGTTTTTCAGGGTTTTGTTTTATTTAGCAATTCTGAGGATTTGTCTTTTCAGAAGCTTTTTTTTTGAGGAATTTTAGAATCATTTCAAGGGTCCAATTCTTTAGCAACGGCACATTCCTTGGGCTGAGCGACGGCCTAtttctttctcccttttttctGTCCTCACCCCGACCAACGTTACGAATTCAAATCACCCTGCCGACCAACCCGAGTGCCACTGACGCGAAAACAGAGTCGATTTCGAAGCGCCGCCGCCCTTGCTCTGCTCCGCCGGCGCTCTCCTCCCCCTCACTCCGCCGCGTGGCGCACCGAAGCGAGGCCGGAAGCCAAGATCCGGCGACCACGCGCCGCGATGCAGCAGCAGCCGGCCTTCCTCGCCATCGGTTCGtccccctcccctctccctgcACTTCACAGATTTTCTTCTGCTCCGCTCGGTTCCGTTCGATTCGATTCAGTTCTACTGCTAGTATTCGGTCGATTTCTCTCAGCCATTGTACCGGCGGCCGGGTGGTCGAGAGCCATGGACTCACCTCACGGCTGCTGATTTCGTGTGTGTCATGTGCGGTGCAGGGGGGCGCGACGAGTATGAGTACGCGAGGCTGGAAACGCTCTTGATGCAGGGAGGGTCCGCCTCGGTGGGAGCACCTCGCTTCAATGGCACAGACTACGAATCATGGCGGTTCAGAATGAAGCTCCACTTGGGGAACTTTCACTCTCGTGTGCGGAGCATTGTGGAAACCGGTCTCTCCTCTTGTGTGGATGAAGCGAACCCGACGGCCCCCGAGCTGAGGAACATCCACTACAACGCCCAGGCCATGAACGCCATATACTGCGCCCTCAGTGATGATCAGCTCTACCGGATCTGGCACCTTGATACTGTTAAATTATGATCTAAATTCTagtaccgtattggactagacgtagtacata is from Triticum aestivum cultivar Chinese Spring chromosome 1B, IWGSC CS RefSeq v2.1, whole genome shotgun sequence and encodes:
- the LOC123095590 gene encoding uncharacterized protein — protein: MQQQPAFLAIGGRDEYEYARLETLLMQGGSASVGAPRFNGTDYESWRFRMKLHLGNFHSRVRSIVETGLSSCVDEANPTAPELRNIHYNAQAMNAIYCALSDDQLYRIWHLDTVKL